From a single Francisella halioticida genomic region:
- a CDS encoding ferredoxin--NADP reductase, translated as MALEKFELELVSFKDITDNIRLFVFKRTDGKPLNFIAGQFVTFMFDGSDGKVKRRSYSLGSLPSDNMFLEIGITYVKGGIASEIFFNMEIGGKANAMGPAGRLILKDEDVRKIILVGTGTGIVPYRSMFPELLERAENTEIHILLGCQYRKDALYQEDFIELSKKHKNIDFKLCLSRETQALKDYEISGYVQNQFEKIKLSPEADIVYVCGNPNMIDQSYEMLTNAGFGPKNVRREKYISSN; from the coding sequence ATGGCATTAGAAAAATTTGAACTGGAATTAGTTTCTTTTAAAGATATTACCGATAATATTAGGCTCTTTGTTTTCAAAAGAACAGATGGCAAACCTCTTAACTTTATTGCTGGGCAGTTTGTTACATTTATGTTTGATGGTAGTGATGGTAAAGTTAAGCGTCGTAGTTATAGCTTAGGTTCTCTACCTTCTGACAATATGTTTTTAGAAATTGGTATTACTTATGTAAAAGGTGGTATTGCTTCTGAAATATTTTTTAATATGGAAATTGGTGGCAAAGCAAATGCAATGGGGCCTGCTGGTAGACTTATTCTAAAAGATGAAGATGTTAGAAAAATAATATTAGTTGGCACAGGTACAGGAATAGTTCCATATAGATCTATGTTTCCCGAACTTTTAGAAAGAGCTGAAAATACTGAGATACATATACTTCTTGGCTGTCAGTATCGTAAAGATGCCCTTTATCAAGAAGATTTCATAGAGCTTTCTAAAAAACATAAAAACATTGACTTCAAACTTTGCCTAAGTAGAGAAACTCAAGCTCTTAAAGATTATGAAATCTCAGGTTATGTACAAAACCAATTTGAGAAGATAAAACTAAGTCCTGAAGCTGATATTGTTTATGTTTGTGGTAATCCAAATATGATTGATCAATCATACGAAATGCTTACAAATGCAGGCTTTGGTCCTAAAAATGTAAGAAGAGAAAAATATATTTCTTCTAATTAA
- a CDS encoding YybH family protein — protein sequence MKKVCLFMISLFTVLSAYATVDCSNKSFDAIKDQAIQMEKAWDSANGNKLVSFYDNDFVYMSGGKPYTSKAKVLKHYVDGFATSGSGKRDFGKLKLNYQYCRNIDENHQLVILRFIWTSPAGKVATGYDLLVWQKNKDNKYKIIVDFPQS from the coding sequence ATGAAAAAAGTATGTTTGTTTATGATAAGTTTATTTACAGTGCTAAGTGCGTATGCAACGGTGGATTGTAGTAATAAAAGTTTTGATGCAATAAAAGACCAAGCTATACAAATGGAAAAAGCTTGGGATTCTGCAAATGGTAATAAGTTAGTCTCATTTTATGATAATGATTTTGTGTATATGAGTGGGGGTAAGCCATATACAAGTAAAGCTAAAGTATTAAAACATTATGTTGATGGTTTTGCCACTAGTGGTTCTGGTAAAAGAGATTTTGGTAAACTAAAGCTTAATTATCAGTATTGCAGAAATATTGATGAAAATCATCAGTTAGTTATACTGAGATTTATATGGACTAGTCCTGCAGGTAAAGTAGCAACAGGTTATGATTTACTTGTTTGGCAGAAAAATAAAGATAATAAGTATAAAATAATAGTAGATTTTCCACAGTCTTAA
- a CDS encoding SPFH domain-containing protein: protein MACSISLVETQSVNIIERFGKFVRIQKAGLNFRIPFIERVAGKVSLRVQQLDIIAETKTRDNVFVHIKVSVQFLVEESRAVDAFYKLTNARDQMESYVFDVIRSSLPRMSLDESFENKDAIALDIKKELSEEMSTYGYTIIKSLVVDINPEENVKRSMNEINAAQRQLEATKAKAEAEKLIKIKEAEGQKESMKLLGEGIAEQRKAIARGLRVSLEDVKEGAGDDISSEYISSLVMMYQYLDTLENMTKSSKSNVIFTPNSPKGFNNLTSEMISALSVTKDV, encoded by the coding sequence ATGGCTTGCTCAATAAGTCTTGTAGAAACTCAATCTGTAAATATTATAGAAAGGTTTGGTAAATTTGTTAGAATTCAAAAGGCAGGTCTTAATTTTAGGATACCTTTTATTGAAAGAGTAGCTGGGAAAGTTAGCTTAAGAGTTCAACAGCTAGATATAATAGCTGAAACAAAAACTAGAGATAATGTTTTTGTCCATATTAAGGTCTCGGTACAGTTTTTAGTTGAGGAGTCAAGGGCAGTTGATGCATTTTATAAGCTTACAAATGCTAGAGATCAGATGGAATCATATGTGTTTGATGTGATTAGATCATCTCTACCTCGTATGAGCTTGGATGAATCTTTTGAGAATAAAGATGCAATAGCATTAGATATCAAAAAAGAACTTTCTGAAGAGATGAGTACTTATGGTTATACAATTATTAAATCGTTAGTTGTTGATATTAATCCAGAAGAGAATGTAAAACGTTCTATGAATGAGATCAATGCTGCTCAAAGACAGCTTGAAGCAACAAAGGCTAAGGCTGAAGCTGAAAAACTTATAAAAATAAAAGAAGCTGAAGGGCAAAAAGAATCAATGAAACTTCTTGGTGAGGGTATTGCCGAACAGCGAAAAGCAATAGCAAGAGGTTTACGTGTTTCTCTAGAAGATGTTAAAGAAGGTGCTGGAGATGATATATCTTCAGAGTATATATCATCTCTTGTTATGATGTATCAATACTTAGATACTCTAGAAAATATGACTAAATCGAGTAAGTCAAATGTAATATTTACACCAAATTCACCAAAAGGCTTTAATAATCTAACTTCTGAAATGATAAGTGCACTATCTGTAACTAAAGATGTATAG
- a CDS encoding DDE-type integrase/transposase/recombinase, with amino-acid sequence MVAIISWKMNETYLKPKGKDLYLYRAIDKYEDTLEFMVSEKSFK; translated from the coding sequence ATGGTAGCTATTATAAGTTGGAAGATGAATGAAACTTACCTTAAGCCCAAGGGTAAAGATCTTTATTTATATAGAGCTATTGATAAATATGAAGATACTTTAGAGTTTATGGTTAGTGAAAAAAGCTTCAAATAA
- a CDS encoding gamma-glutamylcyclotransferase, translating into MKSDFKKLITAKIQEVNDKGIKTRNYEQIEECYQQTLSEIAKTNDLYLFAYGSLIWKCDIKVKSSILSKINEFSRSFCINLDGFRGSKKRPGLMMAVEEKDSNAVCYGKIYRISMIYPVNLGQFTTSFSIIYSN; encoded by the coding sequence ATGAAAAGTGATTTTAAAAAATTGATTACAGCAAAGATTCAAGAAGTAAATGATAAAGGTATAAAAACAAGGAATTACGAGCAAATTGAAGAATGTTATCAACAAACTTTGTCTGAAATTGCCAAAACAAATGATTTATATTTATTTGCATATGGTTCTTTAATTTGGAAATGTGATATTAAAGTTAAGTCTTCTATTTTATCTAAGATCAATGAATTTAGTCGTAGTTTTTGTATAAATTTAGATGGATTTAGAGGAAGTAAAAAACGCCCTGGATTAATGATGGCAGTAGAGGAAAAAGACTCAAATGCGGTATGTTATGGTAAAATTTATAGAATATCAATGATCTACCCCGTCAATTTGGGACAGTTTACTACTTCATTTTCCATTATATATTCAAATTGA
- a CDS encoding HD domain-containing protein — translation MNKHIKSQIEIAKQVLCKNAEADYIGEDITQLAHALEGGYFAAKAKHSPDVVVASLFHDIGHYAENIKRPEMDGLGVLHHEWVGARIMRELGFNTSVCSLIKNHVDAKRYLAKKKLSYYEKLSAASRETLEFQGGPMNTSELLEFENNNLFKEIIQVRANDEKAKEIDLRLPQSKDFNNYMLASLDNVLFKKYSPNKEILLIDTNSVEKLSIYLHSMKINLEEIIILAANNQLKSFQKFEKRFEKLLGSLYIEPLLNNPNENSVHFILEKINSSMINKYIFVIDKANIDTFTRMILDFPNIKL, via the coding sequence ATGAATAAACATATAAAATCACAAATAGAGATAGCAAAACAAGTTTTATGTAAAAATGCTGAGGCAGACTATATAGGTGAAGATATCACACAACTTGCCCATGCTTTAGAGGGAGGGTATTTCGCAGCAAAAGCAAAACATAGTCCAGATGTTGTAGTTGCATCTTTATTCCATGACATTGGACACTATGCAGAGAACATAAAAAGACCTGAAATGGATGGTCTCGGAGTCCTCCATCATGAATGGGTTGGAGCTAGAATTATGCGTGAGCTTGGATTTAACACAAGTGTTTGTTCTCTTATAAAAAATCATGTTGATGCTAAAAGATATTTAGCAAAGAAAAAACTAAGTTATTATGAAAAATTATCTGCTGCAAGTAGAGAAACTCTTGAATTTCAAGGTGGTCCTATGAATACTAGTGAGCTTTTAGAGTTTGAAAACAATAATCTTTTTAAAGAAATCATTCAAGTAAGAGCCAATGATGAAAAAGCTAAAGAAATTGATCTACGACTTCCGCAATCTAAAGATTTTAATAATTATATGTTGGCTTCTTTAGATAATGTTTTATTTAAGAAATATAGTCCTAATAAAGAGATTTTATTAATAGATACTAACTCAGTAGAAAAACTATCTATTTACTTGCATTCTATGAAGATTAATCTAGAAGAAATTATTATTTTAGCAGCTAATAATCAGTTGAAGAGTTTTCAAAAGTTTGAAAAAAGATTTGAAAAACTTTTGGGCAGCTTATATATAGAGCCTTTACTAAATAATCCTAATGAAAACTCAGTACATTTTATCTTAGAAAAGATTAACTCATCAATGATTAATAAATATATATTTGTCATAGATAAAGCTAACATTGATACCTTTACTAGAATGATATTAGATTTTCCAAATATAAAATTATAA
- a CDS encoding transposase — protein MSNKRKIYTVEFKTKVVLEVLGKDQTITQLSVKYNITPKNINN, from the coding sequence ATGAGTAATAAGAGAAAAATATATACCGTTGAATTTAAGACTAAAGTTGTCTTGGAAGTATTGGGGAAAGATCAAACAATCACACAGTTATCAGTAAAATATAATATTACGCCCAAAAACATAAATAATTGA
- the asnB gene encoding asparagine synthase (glutamine-hydrolyzing), which yields MCGILMVFRKNEQIDRERFNAALSLLKHRGPDEQHYSILNDPNIAFGHTRLSIIGVENGEQPLNHNDDLTAIVNGEFYDYKQIRQDYKSKNYKFNTNTDSEIILPMYLESGNDCFAQLNGEFAGVIYDKNKQRIIAFRDRHGVKPLHFSIDSQGISFASEIKSILKYHRQKAEFNIRELKDRLYGQPLSQDDTIFKNIYNVKPSHFMIYDIRSGNISEHRYWQPKYDKANYTSETLPEILDQYRNRITKAIERRLVSDVPVATYLSGGIDSSVCYAIASQLSGKGLDAFTISFDDKNYDESIIAKKLINKYSGKQHILDINDQILADKLTDHLWCLENTTFNPHGVAKHLLSDLVRKNNYKVVLTGEGSDEYNCGYITNVIDAMQVNPEMFDKNSIASKIEVNKGVFLADGAREIEYLKRKLGFSPSFCSNHVPQIEQVNDLFSKNFKDENCLDKFQRFLDKNFIDISNWDALNISLYYQSLNTFAYVLTALGDRTEMAHSVEARVPFLDNDVIDYITKVPPKYKYYNNTDKFILRESCKDFVTPEHYQNMKHPYMAPPSKAKSPLNIMMGDVFHSNNFISMQLFDHAKLLELFNHHIKNGATDPFISRILFNIFSAAILNNIFDFA from the coding sequence ATGTGTGGAATCTTAATGGTTTTTAGAAAAAATGAGCAAATAGATAGAGAAAGGTTCAACGCTGCTCTTTCATTACTTAAGCACAGAGGTCCAGATGAGCAACATTATAGTATACTCAATGATCCAAATATTGCTTTTGGACATACTCGCTTAAGCATAATTGGTGTTGAAAATGGTGAACAGCCATTAAATCATAATGATGATCTTACTGCTATAGTAAATGGAGAATTCTACGACTACAAACAAATTCGACAAGACTATAAGTCGAAAAATTACAAATTTAATACAAATACTGATAGTGAAATAATATTACCTATGTATTTAGAAAGCGGCAATGATTGTTTTGCTCAATTAAATGGTGAGTTTGCAGGTGTTATCTATGATAAAAACAAACAGCGTATAATTGCTTTTAGAGATAGGCACGGGGTTAAACCACTACATTTCAGTATTGATAGCCAAGGTATTAGCTTCGCTTCAGAGATAAAAAGTATACTTAAATATCACAGACAAAAGGCCGAGTTTAATATAAGAGAGTTAAAAGATCGTCTCTATGGACAGCCCTTAAGCCAAGATGACACTATATTCAAAAACATCTATAACGTTAAACCTAGTCATTTCATGATTTATGACATACGTTCTGGAAATATTTCTGAGCATCGTTATTGGCAACCCAAATATGATAAGGCCAACTATACTAGCGAAACTTTACCCGAAATTCTTGATCAATATCGTAATAGGATTACTAAAGCAATAGAAAGAAGATTAGTCTCAGATGTTCCAGTTGCTACTTATCTCAGTGGAGGCATAGATTCTTCAGTATGTTATGCTATTGCAAGCCAACTAAGTGGTAAAGGGCTAGATGCGTTCACAATATCGTTTGATGATAAAAATTATGATGAAAGCATAATTGCAAAAAAATTAATAAACAAATATTCAGGCAAACAACATATTCTAGATATCAATGATCAGATTTTAGCAGATAAGCTTACTGATCATCTTTGGTGTTTAGAAAATACAACTTTTAATCCTCATGGAGTAGCAAAACATTTATTAAGTGATTTAGTTCGTAAAAATAATTATAAAGTAGTCTTAACAGGCGAAGGATCAGACGAATATAATTGCGGCTATATTACAAATGTAATTGATGCTATGCAAGTTAATCCAGAAATGTTTGATAAAAACTCTATTGCGAGCAAAATTGAAGTAAATAAAGGAGTTTTCCTTGCCGATGGAGCTAGAGAGATAGAATATTTAAAAAGAAAACTAGGCTTTAGCCCAAGTTTTTGCTCAAATCATGTACCACAAATAGAGCAAGTAAACGATCTCTTTAGCAAAAACTTCAAAGATGAAAATTGCTTAGATAAATTTCAAAGATTTTTAGACAAAAACTTTATTGACATAAGTAACTGGGACGCACTAAATATTTCCTTATACTACCAATCCTTAAATACATTTGCTTATGTCCTAACTGCATTAGGTGATCGTACTGAGATGGCCCATTCTGTTGAAGCTAGAGTGCCTTTTCTTGATAATGATGTGATTGACTATATAACTAAAGTACCTCCTAAGTATAAATACTACAATAATACAGATAAATTTATTCTAAGAGAAAGCTGTAAAGATTTTGTCACACCAGAGCACTATCAAAATATGAAACATCCATATATGGCGCCACCAAGCAAAGCGAAATCCCCTCTAAATATAATGATGGGAGATGTATTTCATAGTAATAATTTCATATCGATGCAACTATTTGACCATGCTAAACTACTAGAGTTGTTTAATCACCATATTAAAAATGGTGCTACAGATCCTTTTATTAGTAGGATTTTATTTAATATTTTCTCAGCTGCTATACTAAATAATATTTTTGATTTCGCTTAG
- a CDS encoding IS3 family transposase → MDPSKSVSQYKKDNAKLQTKIDQYSKKVGQLTIEKEFLEGKLVSLGLSDRKAMIDPKHKLSVVKQSCLLEVSRAGLYYKPVVNEHKEEVKAKLIQIHEEIPCYGYIKAHKQLIEDEFSICENTVQKYRKELGIKAILAVKKPNLNLSEPNKEHAIYSYKLKGLSILRPNQVWSTDITYIKTDAGTVYMAAIIDWYSKAVLSWEISNTMDSSLVMKVLNEALYKYGVPEIFNTDQGSQYTSNIHIQTLLDKKITISMDGKGRATDNICIERFWRSAKCERFYLNQYPGIVELRNDVDDYIDFYNNRRFHESINYKKPMEFYYDNLLEKRAA, encoded by the coding sequence ATGGATCCATCCAAATCAGTATCACAATATAAAAAAGACAATGCAAAGCTTCAAACCAAGATAGATCAGTATTCTAAGAAGGTTGGACAACTAACAATTGAGAAGGAATTTCTTGAGGGAAAGCTCGTAAGCTTGGGATTATCTGATAGAAAAGCGATGATTGATCCTAAGCATAAATTATCTGTTGTAAAACAAAGTTGCTTATTAGAAGTTTCTAGAGCTGGTTTATATTACAAGCCTGTGGTTAACGAACATAAAGAAGAAGTAAAAGCAAAGCTTATACAGATACATGAGGAGATTCCCTGCTACGGCTATATAAAAGCTCATAAGCAATTAATAGAAGATGAGTTTAGCATCTGTGAGAACACAGTACAAAAGTATCGTAAAGAGTTAGGCATCAAAGCTATATTAGCGGTGAAAAAACCAAACTTAAACTTATCTGAACCTAACAAAGAGCATGCTATTTATAGTTACAAACTAAAAGGTTTAAGCATATTGAGACCTAATCAAGTTTGGTCTACAGATATTACATATATTAAGACTGATGCTGGCACAGTTTATATGGCAGCTATTATTGATTGGTACTCTAAGGCTGTACTAAGTTGGGAGATATCCAACACTATGGATAGTAGTTTAGTTATGAAAGTTTTAAATGAAGCTCTGTATAAATATGGAGTACCAGAAATATTTAACACTGATCAAGGTAGCCAGTACACATCTAACATTCATATCCAAACATTATTGGATAAAAAAATTACTATATCTATGGATGGTAAAGGTAGAGCAACTGATAACATTTGCATCGAAAGATTTTGGAGAAGTGCTAAATGTGAGAGATTTTATTTAAATCAATATCCTGGCATTGTTGAACTAAGAAACGATGTGGATGATTATATAGATTTTTATAATAATAGAAGATTTCATGAGTCTATCAATTATAAAAAACCTATGGAATTTTATTACGATAACTTATTGGAAAAACGGGCGGCTTAG
- a CDS encoding HAD family hydrolase, with protein MKKLIVFDLDKTLVSIDTADEWFRYAIAIGIGIVKPKDEMIKQQLSYEKLYSQAKIDMKEYVKFSLKPFIGMEITSFNSYILEFVNEVVIDKVYSRGKALISEYKRKISEVVLISATIKNLVEPVGLYLGFPRENILAINILEENNRIKGETKDTLTFKEGKVERLLEWANNRNITTNNITFYSDSVNDLPLLEYAKTAIATNPSKDLYQIAKLRGWQIIEFEHYIT; from the coding sequence ATGAAAAAGCTAATAGTTTTCGATTTGGATAAAACTTTAGTCTCAATTGATACCGCAGATGAGTGGTTTAGATATGCCATTGCCATTGGCATTGGCATAGTTAAGCCTAAGGATGAAATGATCAAGCAGCAACTTAGTTATGAAAAGCTTTATTCACAAGCTAAAATTGATATGAAAGAATATGTTAAATTTTCATTAAAACCTTTTATTGGTATGGAGATTACGAGTTTTAATAGTTATATTTTAGAGTTTGTTAATGAAGTTGTCATAGATAAAGTTTATTCTCGAGGTAAAGCTTTGATTAGCGAGTATAAACGCAAAATTTCTGAAGTAGTATTAATTTCTGCCACAATTAAAAACTTAGTTGAGCCTGTAGGGTTATATTTAGGTTTCCCTAGAGAAAATATTCTCGCAATAAATATATTAGAAGAAAATAACAGAATAAAGGGAGAGACAAAAGATACTTTAACTTTCAAGGAAGGTAAAGTTGAACGACTTTTAGAGTGGGCTAATAATAGAAATATTACAACAAATAATATAACTTTCTATTCTGACTCTGTAAATGATCTACCTCTGTTAGAATATGCTAAAACTGCTATAGCTACTAACCCATCTAAAGATTTATATCAAATAGCGAAGTTAAGAGGATGGCAAATAATAGAGTTTGAGCATTATATTACTTAA
- a CDS encoding phytanoyl-CoA dioxygenase family protein, translated as MSYQLFKKDKLFWDENKFLKVTNLLSNEQKRNLSKWCAHLEALPETPRKWMKYFESGSQKKLCRIENFLDYEQNFFEIAAGENTISLVSQLMEEKALLFKEKINVKYPQSSGFSAHQDAPAFIGFNQKYHVTMMVAIDDSIIENGCLRVIKSNPYKDITLDQEKDGSIKVEIAKKLDWIPIECKAGDVLLFDSYLPHYSKTNNSNRSRRAAFITYSRASEGKSMRKEYFADKRDKFPQDCEKIPGKDYSKGAEIYNVANPIE; from the coding sequence ATGAGTTATCAACTATTTAAAAAAGATAAATTATTTTGGGATGAGAATAAGTTCTTAAAAGTTACTAACTTATTATCTAATGAACAAAAACGAAATCTTAGTAAATGGTGTGCTCATTTAGAAGCACTGCCAGAAACTCCAAGAAAATGGATGAAATATTTTGAATCAGGAAGCCAAAAAAAGCTTTGTAGAATAGAAAATTTTCTTGATTATGAACAAAATTTTTTTGAAATAGCAGCCGGAGAAAACACTATTTCTTTAGTATCTCAATTAATGGAAGAAAAAGCTTTACTTTTTAAAGAAAAAATAAATGTTAAATATCCACAAAGTAGTGGCTTTAGTGCGCATCAAGATGCTCCTGCATTTATTGGTTTTAATCAAAAGTATCATGTTACTATGATGGTAGCTATAGATGACAGCATTATTGAAAATGGTTGCTTAAGAGTCATTAAATCAAATCCATATAAAGACATAACTCTTGATCAAGAAAAAGATGGCTCTATAAAAGTAGAAATTGCTAAGAAATTAGATTGGATACCAATCGAGTGCAAAGCTGGAGACGTTTTACTCTTTGATTCATATTTACCTCACTATTCAAAGACAAATAATAGCAATAGATCAAGAAGAGCTGCTTTTATAACTTATAGTAGAGCATCTGAGGGTAAATCAATGCGTAAGGAATATTTTGCAGATAAAAGAGATAAATTTCCTCAAGATTGTGAAAAAATTCCAGGCAAGGATTATAGTAAAGGTGCCGAGATATATAATGTTGCGAACCCTATAGAATAG
- a CDS encoding MFS transporter: MECASQIRLNRLILIVCSLGLFIDGYLLYISSIALPFINQVFLPTDIQLGVVQSAAPIGAALGAICIGRLSDHIGRKSMLIINLVFFVIISMACSLAWDMTSLIVLRFLVGFGVGMDYPICAAYMAEMTPKEKSGKFMAIAMLVNCLASPIGVLIAWGLYSVYPELGVWRLMFMSCVIPAILGLILRARLPESTLWKTHKNINIESKEKNKNYKELFSKKYLLLTFCFCSIWFLMDIAYYGIGLFTPIILESLHVSASASFLDSAGDLIRSTLYVNIFVVLGAWASIWAIQKMNNILLQKIGFFVSFAGLFILAFSFTSSHFVNMSLIFTGFIIFNFFVNLGPGITTYSLPAQYYPTHLRATGHGLAAGIAKVGAFIGTMFLPLMVSHLGVYISVALISLSLLFGFILSFFIKNQEVNLEI, from the coding sequence ATGGAATGTGCGTCGCAGATAAGATTAAATAGATTAATTTTAATAGTATGCTCACTTGGATTATTCATAGATGGATACTTACTTTATATTAGTTCAATTGCTCTTCCCTTTATAAATCAAGTTTTTTTACCAACAGATATTCAACTTGGTGTTGTTCAGAGTGCTGCTCCCATAGGAGCAGCTTTGGGTGCTATCTGTATAGGTAGATTATCTGATCACATTGGTAGAAAATCAATGTTAATAATTAATTTAGTTTTTTTTGTTATTATCTCTATGGCATGTTCTTTAGCTTGGGATATGACGTCTTTGATTGTGCTAAGATTTTTAGTAGGATTCGGTGTGGGAATGGATTACCCAATATGTGCTGCATATATGGCTGAAATGACACCCAAGGAAAAATCTGGTAAATTCATGGCGATTGCAATGTTAGTTAACTGCTTAGCTTCACCGATAGGAGTATTAATTGCCTGGGGATTATATAGCGTGTATCCTGAGCTGGGTGTCTGGAGACTGATGTTTATGAGTTGTGTAATTCCAGCTATATTAGGTCTTATACTCAGAGCAAGACTTCCAGAAAGCACTTTATGGAAAACTCATAAAAATATAAATATAGAATCCAAAGAAAAAAATAAAAACTACAAAGAGTTATTTTCTAAAAAATATTTATTACTAACCTTTTGTTTTTGTTCTATATGGTTTTTAATGGATATAGCCTATTATGGTATAGGCTTATTTACTCCAATAATTCTAGAATCACTACATGTTAGTGCATCGGCAAGCTTCCTAGATTCGGCAGGTGATTTGATTAGAAGTACACTTTATGTCAATATTTTTGTTGTGCTTGGGGCATGGGCATCTATATGGGCTATTCAAAAAATGAATAATATTTTATTACAAAAGATCGGTTTTTTTGTATCTTTTGCAGGTTTATTTATTCTAGCATTTAGTTTTACAAGTAGTCATTTTGTTAATATGTCGCTAATTTTTACAGGATTTATAATATTTAACTTTTTTGTCAACTTGGGTCCAGGCATTACCACATATTCATTGCCAGCACAGTATTATCCAACACATTTGCGTGCAACAGGTCATGGTCTAGCAGCAGGAATTGCTAAAGTTGGTGCGTTTATTGGTACTATGTTTTTACCTTTGATGGTATCTCATCTTGGAGTTTATATTTCAGTTGCATTAATATCACTATCATTATTGTTCGGTTTTATACTATCATTCTTTATAAAAAATCAAGAAGTTAATTTAGAAATATAG
- the rpmE gene encoding 50S ribosomal protein L31 yields MRQEIHPKYTEVTVTCSCGNSFVTKSTSAKDTMGIDICSQCHPFYTGKQRIVDTAGRVDKFKKRFGGIKKV; encoded by the coding sequence ATGAGACAAGAAATTCATCCAAAATATACTGAAGTAACAGTAACTTGTAGTTGTGGTAACTCTTTTGTTACAAAATCAACTTCTGCTAAAGACACTATGGGCATTGATATTTGTTCTCAATGTCACCCATTTTATACTGGTAAGCAGAGAATTGTTGATACTGCAGGTCGTGTTGACAAATTCAAGAAGAGATTTGGCGGAATCAAAAAAGTATAA
- a CDS encoding LysR substrate-binding domain-containing protein, giving the protein MSRKYKQTSYVTCASSEYIRRYGEPKTIKDMHRHKIIIHTIRTKSNMPMIIGFKNTSEKIQPYLYINGVEAMKACVLQHMGIAQFHDYAVKKELEDGTLVEILKPTIIETFDLCIYYEKNNIVQPKVKKFIELFFPK; this is encoded by the coding sequence ATTTCACGTAAATATAAGCAGACCTCTTATGTTACTTGTGCCTCATCTGAGTATATTCGACGTTATGGTGAACCAAAGACTATAAAAGATATGCATAGACATAAAATTATCATACATACTATAAGAACAAAGAGTAATATGCCGATGATAATAGGTTTTAAAAATACGTCAGAGAAAATTCAGCCTTATTTATATATTAATGGTGTTGAAGCTATGAAGGCCTGTGTTTTGCAACATATGGGTATTGCACAATTTCATGATTATGCTGTTAAAAAAGAGTTAGAAGACGGAACTCTCGTTGAAATACTTAAACCTACTATTATAGAAACCTTTGACTTATGTATTTATTATGAAAAAAACAATATTGTTCAACCAAAGGTCAAGAAGTTTATAGAACTATTTTTTCCTAAGTAG